The following are from one region of the Amycolatopsis sp. QT-25 genome:
- a CDS encoding acyl-CoA thioesterase: MADYYEILHTVGFEETNLVGNVYYVNYVRWQGRCREMFLKEKAPAVLEEVRRDLKLFTLKVDCEFYAEITAFDELSIRLRLEELTQTQIQFTFDYVHLTDEGERLVARGRQRIACMRGPNTATVPSRVPEQLREALAPYAVDGKGE, translated from the coding sequence ATGGCCGACTATTACGAGATCCTGCACACGGTCGGATTCGAAGAGACCAACCTGGTCGGCAACGTCTACTACGTGAACTACGTGCGCTGGCAGGGCCGGTGCCGCGAGATGTTCCTGAAGGAGAAGGCGCCGGCGGTGCTCGAAGAGGTCCGCCGCGACCTGAAGCTCTTCACGCTCAAGGTGGACTGCGAGTTCTACGCGGAGATCACCGCGTTCGACGAGCTCTCCATCCGGCTGCGGCTGGAGGAGCTGACCCAGACCCAGATCCAGTTCACCTTCGACTACGTCCACCTCACCGACGAGGGGGAGCGGCTGGTGGCGCGCGGACGGCAGCGGATCGCGTGCATGCGCGGCCCCAACACGGCGACCGTCCCCAGCCGGGTGCCCGAGCAGTTGCGTGAGGCACTGGCCCCGTACGCCGTCGACGGCAAGGGGGAGTGA
- a CDS encoding flavin reductase family protein: MGEVEEPSRPVLKRLPTPAARRRLSAQSGLREVMGQFATGVTVLTAGGERAHGMTANAVTSVSLEPPMVLCCVSRAARMHEAIVTAGSYAVTVLASDQKELAKYFADWRRPAGLAQFDPVDWTAGPRTGAPLLDGALAWLECELAEVYEGGDHSIFLGKVVASSRGTAQDSLVFYSGGYHQIDGRIRASA; this comes from the coding sequence GTGGGCGAGGTGGAGGAGCCTTCGCGGCCGGTGCTGAAACGCCTGCCGACACCCGCCGCGCGACGGCGGCTGTCCGCGCAGTCCGGGTTGCGGGAGGTGATGGGCCAGTTCGCCACCGGGGTCACCGTGCTGACCGCCGGGGGCGAACGGGCCCACGGGATGACCGCCAACGCCGTCACCTCCGTGTCACTGGAGCCGCCGATGGTGCTGTGCTGCGTTTCCCGCGCGGCCCGGATGCACGAGGCGATCGTGACGGCGGGGTCGTACGCGGTCACGGTGCTGGCGTCGGACCAGAAGGAGCTGGCGAAGTACTTCGCGGACTGGCGCCGCCCGGCCGGGCTGGCGCAGTTCGACCCGGTGGACTGGACGGCGGGGCCGCGGACCGGCGCCCCGCTGCTCGACGGCGCGCTGGCGTGGCTGGAATGCGAGCTGGCGGAGGTCTACGAGGGCGGTGACCACTCGATCTTCCTCGGCAAGGTGGTCGCCTCCAGCCGCGGCACCGCGCAGGACTCGCTGGTCTTCTACAGCGGCGGCTACCACCAGATCGACGGCCGGATCCGGGCATCGGCCTGA
- a CDS encoding DUF6222 family protein, with protein MTINESATSAPVSSTERPPVVTTMPRLGRGVCWRDIEREIELDELEREARLREAA; from the coding sequence ATGACCATCAACGAATCCGCCACATCCGCCCCGGTGTCCTCGACCGAACGACCGCCGGTGGTGACCACGATGCCCCGGCTCGGGCGTGGGGTGTGCTGGCGCGACATCGAGCGGGAGATCGAACTCGACGAGCTCGAGCGCGAGGCCAGGCTCAGGGAGGCGGCGTGA
- a CDS encoding acyl-CoA carboxylase subunit beta: MTLQGDPGAQRAEDSEVVPLPEDRLRRPRLPRATDGRVIPLARGTEPVWATAEPTMPLLRTQRDELREHIVDGRLDGVRRQHSLGKHTARERLDLLLDPDSFTEVELYRRHQASGLGLAENRPYTDGVIAGSGTIDGRRVFVYAQDFTVFGGSLGEAHAAKIHKVMDLAIATGSPLIGLNDSGGARIQEGVMALNGYGGIFRRQVEASGVIPQISVVLGPCAGGAAYSPALADFVFMVRDTARMYLTGPDVVETVTGQRVSHDELGGADVHGASSGVATVVHDDEESCLADVRYLVSLLPSNYLEPAPREPARDAGKDRRPRFAELVPVEPNKPYDMRDVFTELTDDGEFFELHERWARNVLCALARIDGRVVGLVGNQPVVFAGVLDGPASQKAARFVRFCDAFGIPLVTLVDVPGFLPGVEQEHSGIIRHGAQLLHAYCEATVPRIQVILRKAYGGAYIVMDSRSIGTDLSLAWPTNQIAVMGAEGAVNVLFRKDLAVAPDPDALRAHLVAEYTEEFMNPQYSAERGLVDDIIDPADTRSAVARALDMLQDKRKAAPQRKHGNHPI, from the coding sequence GTGACCCTGCAGGGCGATCCGGGCGCTCAGCGCGCGGAGGACTCCGAGGTGGTGCCGCTGCCGGAGGACCGGCTGCGGCGCCCCCGGCTCCCGCGGGCGACCGACGGGCGGGTGATCCCGCTCGCCAGGGGCACCGAACCGGTCTGGGCGACCGCCGAACCGACGATGCCGTTGCTGCGCACCCAGCGCGACGAACTGCGCGAGCACATCGTCGACGGACGGCTCGACGGCGTCCGCCGGCAGCATTCGCTCGGAAAGCACACCGCGCGTGAACGGCTGGATCTGTTGCTGGACCCCGATTCCTTCACCGAGGTCGAGCTGTACCGGCGGCATCAGGCGAGTGGGCTCGGGCTGGCGGAGAACCGGCCGTACACCGACGGGGTGATCGCCGGCTCGGGCACCATCGACGGACGGCGCGTGTTCGTCTATGCGCAGGACTTCACCGTCTTCGGCGGTTCGCTCGGCGAGGCGCACGCGGCGAAGATCCACAAGGTGATGGATCTGGCCATCGCCACCGGTTCGCCGCTGATCGGGCTCAACGACAGCGGGGGAGCGCGGATCCAGGAAGGCGTCATGGCGCTCAACGGCTACGGAGGCATCTTCCGCCGCCAGGTCGAGGCGTCCGGTGTCATCCCGCAGATCAGCGTGGTGCTGGGGCCGTGCGCGGGCGGGGCGGCGTATTCGCCCGCCCTCGCGGACTTCGTCTTCATGGTGCGCGACACCGCCCGGATGTACCTGACCGGGCCGGACGTGGTCGAGACCGTGACCGGGCAGCGGGTCAGCCACGACGAACTGGGCGGTGCGGACGTGCACGGCGCGTCCTCCGGCGTGGCGACCGTGGTGCACGACGACGAGGAGAGCTGCCTCGCCGACGTCCGGTACCTGGTCTCGCTGCTGCCGTCGAACTACTTGGAGCCCGCGCCCCGTGAGCCCGCCCGGGACGCGGGCAAGGACCGGCGGCCGAGGTTCGCCGAGCTCGTCCCGGTGGAGCCGAACAAGCCCTACGACATGCGGGACGTGTTCACGGAACTGACCGACGACGGCGAATTCTTCGAGCTGCACGAGCGATGGGCGCGGAACGTGCTGTGCGCGCTCGCGCGGATCGACGGGCGCGTGGTCGGCCTGGTCGGCAACCAGCCGGTGGTGTTCGCCGGCGTGCTCGACGGTCCCGCTTCGCAGAAGGCGGCGCGGTTCGTGCGGTTCTGTGACGCTTTCGGCATCCCGCTGGTGACCCTGGTGGACGTCCCGGGTTTCCTGCCGGGGGTGGAGCAGGAGCACTCCGGGATCATCCGGCACGGCGCGCAGCTGCTGCACGCCTACTGCGAGGCGACCGTGCCGCGGATCCAGGTCATCCTGCGCAAGGCCTACGGCGGCGCGTACATCGTGATGGACTCGCGGTCCATCGGCACCGACCTGTCGCTGGCGTGGCCGACCAACCAGATCGCCGTGATGGGCGCCGAGGGCGCGGTCAACGTGCTGTTCCGCAAGGATCTCGCCGTCGCGCCCGATCCGGACGCGTTGCGCGCCCACCTGGTCGCCGAGTACACCGAGGAGTTCATGAACCCGCAGTACTCGGCGGAACGCGGGCTGGTCGACGACATCATCGACCCCGCCGACACTCGGTCCGCCGTCGCCAGGGCGCTGGACATGCTGCAGGACAAGCGCAAGGCGGCACCTCAGCGCAAACACGGCAACCATCCGATCTGA
- a CDS encoding acyl-CoA carboxylase subunit epsilon — protein MSPSEKDSVPVFRVLRGDPEDAELAALVAVFTALASAAPPPAAPARSAWSSRTPATWRTSVLR, from the coding sequence ATGTCACCGTCCGAAAAGGACAGTGTGCCGGTCTTCCGGGTCCTGCGGGGGGACCCGGAAGACGCCGAACTGGCGGCGCTCGTCGCCGTCTTCACCGCACTCGCTTCGGCCGCGCCTCCGCCCGCCGCGCCGGCGCGGTCCGCCTGGTCGTCCCGGACCCCGGCGACCTGGCGCACGTCGGTCCTGCGCTGA
- a CDS encoding DUF6235 family protein, translating to MAMRLQLTSGLQVLEEWAINAPQADRNVIYEALFAVADGSAFLIYDIFGDGRDPHQFIILVKHDLVIRIGLRRSDSSFEIVYIGALEHGTPAATWIEDSDGS from the coding sequence ATGGCTATGCGCCTCCAGCTCACGTCGGGTTTACAGGTGCTGGAAGAATGGGCGATCAATGCTCCGCAGGCCGATCGCAATGTCATCTACGAAGCACTTTTCGCGGTGGCCGACGGATCCGCTTTTCTCATCTACGACATTTTCGGAGACGGCCGCGATCCGCATCAGTTCATCATTCTGGTGAAGCATGATCTCGTCATCCGGATAGGGCTCAGGCGATCCGATTCCTCGTTCGAGATCGTCTACATCGGCGCGCTGGAGCACGGCACACCCGCCGCGACCTGGATCGAGGACTCCGACGGTTCGTGA
- a CDS encoding DUF6423 family protein, with amino-acid sequence MAGVADVRRRVLMISGAIDTTEHDISVSVNLPEPGRWQVIKSETNLTDKTWVAMQVVTDEDSTFVNDAETLVLSRQFSKSFMTPDQRRLTFYDGEVRPGEAVLKVYSLDAGGRKPTYSYSRYSPIATDTAEQSRQTLDELISDGMKQRPVIELIVPVTVIG; translated from the coding sequence ATGGCCGGGGTCGCCGACGTCCGACGGCGGGTGCTGATGATCTCCGGCGCGATCGACACCACCGAGCACGACATTTCGGTCAGCGTCAACCTCCCGGAGCCGGGTCGCTGGCAGGTGATCAAGTCCGAGACCAACCTGACCGACAAGACCTGGGTCGCGATGCAGGTCGTCACCGACGAGGACTCGACCTTCGTCAACGACGCCGAAACCCTCGTGCTTTCCCGGCAGTTCTCGAAGTCGTTCATGACGCCGGACCAGCGCCGCCTCACCTTCTACGACGGTGAGGTCCGGCCGGGCGAGGCCGTGCTCAAGGTGTACTCGCTGGACGCGGGCGGACGGAAGCCGACCTACTCCTACTCCCGCTACAGCCCGATCGCGACCGACACCGCCGAGCAGTCCCGGCAGACCCTGGACGAACTGATCAGCGACGGGATGAAGCAGCGCCCCGTGATCGAGCTGATCGTCCCGGTGACCGTGATCGGCTGA
- a CDS encoding FAD-dependent oxidoreductase: MITFVPEPGLLASPRGREWPVVPGTRAAVTAAPPSGADVVIVGAGPAGLAVASALWHHGVRDLVVVDRDGRPCGRFFDRIDLLGQRVLRSPYEHHPGVEGYRDCELLDFARLHWSVLTPVERREIRMAQAGHRSVVPVDVFAAYCRHLAASHHVTERTWRGSVREVLPTSEAVTVRADRFSVTARHAVLCLGEERRSAPDTWWGGGHPPRGVSYWDEPVPGGGKRLAVVGAGLTAAHLLSNGLAQGREVHWVIREPGERYQCADVNSSFFRPEGRARFDGVSWPERLELMGRFRRASIMFEFRPMLEAAEAEGRLIVHRGKAITKVTPGVGLHLEDGSRVSVDHAVLALGTTPSIGDGLMPDEAVLDRGGWPRLDERTFAYLGAPRVFAVGAAAGMALGPAARNIDGHRVATARVAAAVAENLRREAPSRTAAKDVARV, translated from the coding sequence GTGATCACGTTCGTCCCGGAACCCGGCCTGCTCGCATCGCCGCGCGGGCGGGAGTGGCCGGTCGTCCCCGGCACCCGCGCGGCGGTCACCGCCGCACCACCGTCCGGCGCCGACGTGGTCATCGTCGGCGCGGGCCCGGCGGGGCTCGCGGTCGCTTCCGCGTTGTGGCACCACGGCGTGCGCGACCTCGTCGTCGTCGACCGCGACGGCCGTCCCTGCGGCCGGTTCTTCGACCGGATCGACCTGCTCGGCCAGCGCGTGCTGCGGTCACCGTACGAGCACCACCCCGGCGTCGAGGGTTATCGCGACTGCGAACTGCTGGACTTCGCCCGCCTGCACTGGTCGGTGCTGACACCGGTCGAGCGCCGCGAGATCCGCATGGCGCAGGCCGGGCACCGGTCCGTCGTCCCCGTCGACGTCTTCGCGGCCTACTGCCGTCATCTGGCCGCGAGCCATCACGTCACCGAACGGACCTGGCGTGGTTCGGTGCGCGAGGTGCTGCCGACGTCGGAGGCGGTCACCGTGCGCGCCGACCGGTTCTCCGTGACCGCGCGCCACGCCGTGCTGTGCCTCGGCGAGGAGCGCCGGTCCGCCCCGGACACCTGGTGGGGCGGCGGTCATCCGCCGCGCGGGGTGAGCTACTGGGACGAACCCGTTCCCGGCGGCGGGAAGCGGCTCGCCGTCGTCGGCGCCGGCCTCACCGCCGCGCATCTGCTTTCCAACGGGCTCGCCCAAGGCCGCGAGGTGCACTGGGTGATCCGCGAGCCGGGCGAACGCTACCAGTGCGCCGACGTCAACTCTTCGTTCTTCCGGCCGGAAGGCCGCGCCCGCTTCGACGGCGTGAGCTGGCCGGAACGGCTCGAACTGATGGGCCGCTTCCGGCGCGCGTCGATCATGTTCGAGTTCCGGCCGATGCTCGAGGCCGCCGAGGCCGAAGGACGGCTGATCGTGCATCGTGGCAAGGCGATCACGAAGGTGACACCGGGGGTCGGCCTGCACCTGGAAGACGGTTCGCGGGTTTCCGTCGACCACGCCGTCCTGGCGCTCGGCACCACGCCGTCGATCGGTGACGGCCTGATGCCCGACGAGGCCGTTCTCGACCGCGGCGGCTGGCCGCGGCTGGACGAACGCACTTTCGCCTACCTCGGCGCGCCCCGGGTCTTCGCCGTCGGCGCGGCCGCGGGGATGGCGCTGGGGCCGGCCGCCCGCAACATCGACGGCCACCGTGTCGCCACCGCGCGGGTCGCGGCCGCCGTCGCCGAGAACCTGCGGCGGGAAGCCCCGTCGCGGACGGCCGCGAAGGACGTCGCCCGTGTCTGA
- a CDS encoding DUF6187 family protein, with protein sequence MSEPYDSRFTLPSIDDAPSTESGVILLGLDAERLLAGVGLARLADEPALVLLAVDQARHDALDLSTGALVEAGIIRWRSVRPLIEAGPERTAAGSLRREWEHATARVTATVTGLGPASVACLAACWLRRDDVDDMAAFAGHGRAPEKGSDTHDVLSRVFAD encoded by the coding sequence GTGTCTGAGCCGTACGACTCCCGCTTCACCCTGCCGTCGATCGACGACGCTCCCTCGACCGAGTCGGGGGTGATCCTGCTGGGCCTGGACGCCGAGCGCCTGCTGGCCGGTGTCGGGCTCGCACGTCTCGCCGACGAGCCCGCGCTGGTCCTCCTCGCCGTGGACCAGGCCCGGCACGACGCGCTCGACCTGAGCACCGGCGCGCTCGTCGAAGCCGGGATCATCCGCTGGCGCTCCGTGCGCCCGTTGATCGAAGCAGGTCCGGAGAGGACAGCGGCGGGTTCCCTGCGCAGAGAATGGGAACACGCGACCGCGCGGGTCACCGCCACGGTGACCGGGCTGGGACCGGCTTCGGTGGCCTGTCTCGCGGCCTGCTGGCTGCGTCGTGACGACGTCGATGACATGGCCGCGTTCGCCGGACACGGGCGGGCGCCGGAAAAGGGGAGCGATACACACGATGTCCTATCTCGGGTCTTTGCCGACTGA
- a CDS encoding carboxymuconolactone decarboxylase family protein, which produces MSYLGSLPTDTTLLQVFRKFPAPASKLLDLHELIMRAPSAFGAGERELIAAYVSGVNDCRYCHGIHTVTAEAFGVPEGLLSAALADLDSSPVDGRLKPVLAYVGKLTRTPSRMTDADAEAVFAAGWDEAALHDAVLVCALFNFMNRMVEGLGIRADDAYAKTSGLRLKEDGYTGLVSLLES; this is translated from the coding sequence ATGTCCTATCTCGGGTCTTTGCCGACTGACACCACGCTGCTGCAGGTCTTCCGGAAGTTCCCGGCGCCCGCGTCGAAACTGCTGGACCTCCACGAACTGATCATGCGGGCGCCGTCGGCGTTCGGCGCGGGCGAGCGGGAGCTGATCGCGGCCTACGTCTCCGGCGTCAACGACTGCCGGTACTGCCACGGGATCCACACCGTCACCGCGGAGGCTTTCGGCGTGCCGGAGGGGCTTCTGTCGGCCGCGCTGGCCGATCTGGACTCCTCGCCCGTGGACGGGCGCCTGAAGCCCGTCCTGGCGTACGTGGGCAAGCTGACGCGCACGCCGTCCCGGATGACCGACGCCGACGCCGAGGCGGTGTTCGCGGCGGGCTGGGACGAGGCCGCGCTGCACGACGCCGTCCTCGTGTGCGCCCTGTTCAACTTCATGAACCGGATGGTCGAGGGGCTCGGCATCCGCGCAGACGACGCCTACGCGAAGACTTCGGGTTTGCGGCTGAAGGAGGACGGGTACACCGGTCTGGTGAGCCTGCTCGAATCCTGA
- a CDS encoding response regulator transcription factor → MVIRVLVAEDMHIVRGALVALLRLEPDIEVVSEVASGDEILAAARLSRTQVAVIDIDLPGKDGLTAATELHEQLPEVRTLILTSLGRPGTLRRALAAKVNGFLLKDAPAEKLANAVRGVAAGRRMVDGDLALAAWDTVECPLTPREIDVLRLTAEGRDTLEVAAKAFLSTGTVRNYLTTIVSKLNARNRVDAIRIARDSGWI, encoded by the coding sequence ATGGTGATCAGGGTTCTGGTGGCCGAAGACATGCATATCGTCAGGGGAGCGCTCGTGGCGCTGCTGCGGCTGGAGCCCGACATCGAAGTGGTGTCCGAAGTGGCTTCCGGTGACGAGATCCTCGCCGCCGCGCGGCTTTCCCGGACTCAGGTCGCGGTCATCGACATCGACCTGCCCGGCAAGGACGGGCTCACCGCGGCCACCGAACTCCACGAGCAGCTGCCCGAGGTCAGGACCCTGATCCTGACCAGCCTCGGCAGGCCCGGCACGCTCCGCAGGGCGCTGGCGGCCAAGGTGAACGGGTTCCTGCTGAAGGACGCCCCCGCGGAGAAACTCGCGAACGCCGTACGCGGCGTGGCGGCCGGGCGGAGGATGGTCGACGGCGACCTGGCCCTCGCCGCCTGGGACACCGTGGAATGCCCGCTGACCCCGCGGGAGATCGACGTGCTGCGGCTGACCGCCGAAGGCCGTGACACCCTGGAGGTCGCCGCGAAGGCCTTCCTCTCCACCGGAACCGTGCGCAACTACCTGACCACGATCGTATCGAAGCTCAACGCGCGCAACCGGGTGGACGCGATCCGGATCGCCAGGGACTCCGGCTGGATCTAG
- a CDS encoding histidine kinase, giving the protein MPEQLAVTAEPLGTAGVDRRPRRALFLAGLIITVVFVNSCLFGLLAVLLRPGVDFWQGLLAVLYVGPVLAIQLLYFSRPAVRLDTRLAKAMLVVQACLAYLPTLHFDAALSSLTTLAAGSALLLFRPRTGWAVFTVFMAGTIWILWTYDETWLGALFDSVTAIFYALVVYLLTWLARLVNELHQARTELARRAVAEQRLAFARDLHDLLGLSLSAIALKGELVHRLLRKSLDQARAELAEITGIAQRTLSDVRSVARGYRELSLDKESRTAVSLLSASNVAVRVDLEQIELPVKLRTLLAKVLREGVTNVLRYTGVKHCEITVRETGGRVALEIVHDGTAHEDVPEETADSLRAVTEEVAGHGGRLSAGPDAAGRWRLHAELPVPEQAEPAEAALEQGPGHWSRIDARNVQWTMTAVFIIFSLSAMTRAFMLTDDGWALTLIAGYLTALTTLQLSYFARPNVRLRSRQSYALLFVQACLIFLPLIPLGHAWVSLPSLFAGTALLVLPPLAGWTAFAATAAGVVLIRIGYGTDFLGGFYSFASILNTGLMVFGLIWLIRLVTELGETRKRLAEVAVAEERLRFARDLHDLLGMSLSAIALKSELTSRIMDIDTTRASDELLEILGLTRQALTDVRSVASGYRELSLAQESRSAQAVLVAADVQVRLEIEQDDLPTTVRTVLAVVLREGVTNVLRHSKVERCEIAVRRTGNGVALDIVNDGVQNGRPPQSERPARPVRIEAPGSGITNMSDRVAGLGGELTAGVEADGRFRLRAVVPV; this is encoded by the coding sequence GTGCCGGAACAGCTCGCGGTGACCGCCGAACCTCTGGGTACCGCCGGGGTCGACCGGCGCCCCCGGCGGGCGCTGTTCCTCGCCGGACTGATCATCACCGTCGTCTTCGTCAACTCCTGCCTGTTCGGTCTCCTCGCGGTACTGCTGCGGCCCGGGGTGGACTTCTGGCAGGGCCTGCTGGCGGTGCTGTACGTCGGGCCCGTCCTGGCGATTCAGCTGCTGTACTTCAGCCGTCCGGCGGTCCGCCTGGACACCAGGCTCGCGAAAGCCATGCTGGTGGTGCAGGCGTGCCTGGCCTATCTGCCGACCCTGCACTTCGACGCGGCGCTGAGCTCGCTGACCACCCTCGCCGCGGGCAGCGCGCTGCTGCTGTTCCGGCCGAGGACGGGCTGGGCCGTGTTCACCGTGTTCATGGCGGGCACGATCTGGATCCTGTGGACCTACGACGAGACGTGGCTCGGGGCGTTGTTCGACAGCGTCACCGCGATCTTCTACGCCTTGGTCGTGTACCTGCTGACCTGGCTCGCGCGGCTGGTGAACGAGCTGCACCAGGCCAGGACCGAACTGGCGCGGCGGGCCGTCGCCGAGCAGCGGCTGGCCTTCGCGAGGGACCTGCACGACCTGCTCGGGCTCAGCCTGTCCGCGATCGCGCTCAAGGGCGAGCTGGTGCACCGGCTGCTGCGCAAGTCACTGGACCAGGCCCGGGCTGAACTCGCCGAGATCACCGGGATCGCCCAGCGGACGCTGTCCGACGTGCGGTCGGTGGCCAGGGGCTATCGGGAGCTCTCGCTCGACAAGGAGTCACGGACCGCGGTGTCGCTGCTCTCGGCGTCGAACGTCGCGGTGCGGGTCGACCTCGAGCAGATCGAGCTGCCGGTGAAGCTGCGCACCCTGCTGGCGAAGGTGCTGCGCGAGGGGGTCACGAACGTGCTCCGCTACACCGGCGTCAAGCACTGCGAGATCACCGTGCGCGAAACCGGGGGCCGGGTCGCGCTGGAGATCGTGCACGACGGGACGGCGCACGAGGACGTCCCGGAGGAGACGGCGGACAGCCTGCGTGCGGTGACCGAGGAGGTCGCCGGGCACGGCGGGCGGCTCAGCGCGGGTCCCGACGCGGCGGGCCGGTGGCGGCTGCACGCCGAACTCCCGGTGCCCGAACAGGCCGAGCCCGCCGAGGCGGCGCTGGAGCAGGGGCCCGGCCACTGGTCCCGGATCGACGCCAGGAACGTCCAATGGACGATGACCGCGGTCTTCATCATCTTCAGCCTCTCCGCGATGACCCGGGCCTTCATGCTGACCGACGACGGCTGGGCCCTCACGCTCATCGCCGGGTACCTCACCGCGTTGACCACGCTGCAACTGTCCTATTTCGCCCGGCCGAACGTCCGGTTGCGCTCGCGGCAGAGCTACGCGCTGCTGTTCGTGCAGGCCTGCTTGATCTTCCTGCCGCTGATCCCGCTCGGACACGCCTGGGTGAGCCTGCCCAGTCTGTTCGCCGGCACCGCGCTGCTGGTGCTGCCGCCGCTGGCCGGGTGGACGGCGTTCGCCGCGACCGCAGCGGGGGTGGTACTGATCCGGATCGGCTACGGCACCGACTTCCTCGGTGGCTTCTACAGCTTCGCGTCCATCCTGAACACCGGGCTGATGGTCTTCGGTCTCATCTGGCTGATCCGGCTGGTGACCGAACTGGGCGAGACCAGGAAACGCCTCGCCGAGGTCGCGGTCGCCGAGGAGCGGCTGCGGTTCGCCCGCGACCTGCACGACCTGCTCGGGATGAGCCTGTCGGCGATCGCGCTGAAGAGCGAGCTGACCAGCCGGATCATGGACATCGACACCACTCGCGCCTCCGACGAGCTGCTGGAGATCCTCGGCCTGACCAGGCAGGCGCTGACCGACGTCCGCTCGGTGGCCAGCGGCTACCGGGAACTGTCGCTGGCTCAGGAGTCGCGGTCGGCGCAGGCGGTGCTGGTGGCCGCCGACGTGCAGGTGCGGCTGGAGATCGAGCAGGACGACCTGCCGACGACCGTGCGGACGGTACTGGCCGTGGTGCTGCGCGAAGGCGTGACGAACGTGTTGCGCCACAGCAAGGTCGAACGCTGCGAGATCGCCGTGCGGCGGACCGGGAACGGCGTCGCGCTCGACATCGTCAACGACGGCGTCCAGAACGGACGGCCACCGCAGTCGGAGCGGCCGGCGCGGCCGGTGCGAATCGAGGCGCCGGGCAGCGGCATCACGAACATGTCCGACCGTGTCGCCGGACTCGGCGGGGAGCTGACCGCCGGGGTCGAGGCCGACGGGCGGTTCCGGCTGCGCGCCGTGGTGCCCGTTTAG
- a CDS encoding L-threonylcarbamoyladenylate synthase, whose amino-acid sequence MARYFDVHPENPQRRAIGQVVDILREDGLIAYPTDSCFALGCQLGNRQGIDRIRSIRKLDDRHHFTLVCQDFAQLGQFVHVDNAVFRAIKASTPGSYTFILPATKEVPRRLLHAKKKTVGVRIPDHVVTQALLGELGEPLLSSTLLLPDQEEPMTQGWDIKERLEHVVDAVIDSGDCGVEPTTVIDFSSGEPEIVRRGAGDTARFE is encoded by the coding sequence ATGGCGAGGTATTTCGACGTGCATCCGGAAAATCCGCAGCGACGCGCGATCGGACAGGTCGTCGACATCCTGCGCGAGGACGGGCTCATCGCGTATCCGACGGACTCCTGTTTCGCCCTCGGCTGCCAGCTGGGGAACCGGCAGGGCATCGACCGCATCCGGAGCATCCGCAAACTGGACGACCGTCATCACTTCACCCTGGTGTGCCAGGACTTCGCCCAACTGGGCCAGTTCGTGCACGTGGACAACGCGGTCTTCCGCGCGATCAAGGCGTCGACGCCGGGCAGCTACACCTTCATCCTGCCCGCGACCAAGGAGGTTCCGCGCCGCCTGCTGCACGCCAAGAAGAAGACCGTCGGCGTGCGCATCCCGGACCACGTGGTCACCCAGGCGCTGCTGGGCGAGCTCGGCGAGCCGCTGCTGTCGAGCACGCTGCTGCTGCCCGACCAGGAGGAGCCGATGACCCAGGGCTGGGACATCAAGGAGCGCCTGGAGCACGTGGTGGACGCGGTGATCGACTCCGGGGACTGCGGGGTCGAACCCACCACGGTCATCGATTTCTCGTCGGGCGAGCCGGAGATCGTACGGCGCGGCGCCGGCGACACCGCACGCTTCGAATGA
- a CDS encoding helix-turn-helix domain-containing protein produces MTARTYGQFCGLARALEIIGERWSLLVIRDLVLGPKRFDELQHGLPKIPTSILSTRLNELERHGVVQRRVLPQLDAGVVYELTDYGNDLDQILLQLGLWGARSLTDPAADDLFSLDAAILSLYTTFQPDAARGIRCSFELHYGDQMIVHAVIDDGAVTAGEGSLPEPDLVIEPRGPVVLKLLNGELAAANALTCGAVAVKGDPAMLELFTRLFHIPSSPSKAEGLVTH; encoded by the coding sequence ATGACCGCTCGCACCTACGGCCAGTTCTGCGGCCTCGCCCGCGCGCTCGAGATCATCGGGGAACGCTGGTCCCTGCTCGTGATCCGCGACCTGGTGCTCGGCCCGAAGCGTTTCGACGAGCTGCAGCACGGCCTGCCGAAGATCCCGACGAGCATCCTGTCGACCCGGCTCAACGAACTCGAACGGCACGGCGTCGTCCAGCGCCGGGTGCTTCCGCAGCTCGACGCCGGGGTGGTCTACGAGCTCACCGACTACGGCAACGACCTCGACCAGATCCTGCTGCAGCTGGGCCTGTGGGGCGCCCGTTCGCTGACCGACCCGGCGGCCGACGACCTGTTCAGCCTCGACGCGGCCATCCTGTCGCTGTACACGACGTTCCAGCCGGACGCCGCCCGTGGCATCCGGTGCTCGTTCGAGCTCCACTACGGCGACCAGATGATCGTCCACGCGGTGATCGACGACGGCGCGGTGACGGCGGGCGAGGGCTCGCTCCCGGAGCCGGACCTGGTCATCGAGCCGCGCGGGCCGGTCGTGCTCAAGCTGCTGAACGGCGAGCTGGCCGCCGCGAACGCGCTCACCTGCGGCGCGGTGGCCGTCAAGGGCGACCCGGCGATGCTGGAGCTGTTCACCCGGCTGTTCCACATCCCCTCGTCCCCGTCGAAGGCCGAAGGGCTCGTCACGCACTGA